The DNA window GCTATGTTGGAGAGGAGGATACAAGAAAGCTAATTCCCAAGTACGGCAAGGCTGGAGCCTACACGTGGGCCAAAGCTCCGAGATACAAAGGAATGCCTGCTGAGGTCGGACCTCTCGCAAGAATGGTGGCAAAAGGATACAGGGACGGATGGGAGGTTGGAGACCCTCTCGATTTGAGGAAGAATCTCGCTGGAGGAAGAACAGCTTCAAATGCGCTGGCGAGAAACATAGCGAGGATTCAGGAAGAGCTTGTGCTTATCGATTACCTCGAAAACCTTTTGCTCGAGCTGAAAGACTACGCTGGAAAGAAAGCTTACGTCAAATACGAGATAAACGACGGAGATGGAGTTGGTTTGAGAGAGGCTCCGAGAGGTGCACTGGGACACTGGGTGAAGATTAGGGGAGGAAAAATAGAGAACTATCAGGTTATAGCTCCAACTACATGGAACGTCTCTCCGAGAGATTCGAAGGATCAGATGGGTCCGCTCGAAGAAGCGTTAATAGGAACACCCATAAGCGAAAGCGATCAGTGGAACGTGATAAGAGTTATCCACAGCTTCGACCTCTGTTTAGCTTGCACCGTGCACGTTTACAGCGAGAAAAGCAGCTGGACGATTAAAATTTAATTTTTTAAACTTTCCCTCTGCTTTCTCCGTGAATTATTGCTGAAGCAACCAAATGGGCTATTCTCAGAGCTTCTGGAACGTTACCCTTAGCTGTCGTTTCTTTTATAACTTCTTTGGCGAAGTCGAGATTGCACCCCTTGATTTGAACGAAAAGGTTATCCAGCTCGTAAATCTCCCCCGCTTTTTCGAAGAGCTTCAACCTCATTTCCGGCATGGGAACGTTTTTTATCGCCTCCCTTATTTTTTCCATGTTCGGCTTCTTTCTCATGATCACGACTACCGGAACTCCCGTCTTTTCGAAAATTTCCTCGATGTCGACGACGTTAAATCCGCCGAAGGTTATTCCGCTCAGAAATATGCACTTCAGCTGCTCTCTGAACTTCGACTTCAATATCATTTTTACGATTTTCTCGGTAGCATCGAAGCCGTCCACCAAAATTCTCTCCACCATGAACCCCTCGACGTAACGGGATTCAGTAACGCAGCCTACCAAGTAGCAATCGTCACCTTTGAAGCTGTCGTCAAATCCCACAACCCTGACTCTCTTCTTCATTAAATCAACTTGCTAAAAGTCCTATTAAAGTTTAAAGTCAGAGGGGATACTCTATCTCGATTACTCCGTCGCAATCTCTCAGAACTCTCACAACAATAACGTCGTCTTTACTGTAGAACTCCTTGTCCTCCACTTCAAAGCAGTTTTTTGGATTTGTGCGAACTCTCACTTTCACGACTCCTTCGAACTCTTCGTCAACCGGCTGAATAAATATCTCCTGACCTTTTTTAAAGGAAGATGATATCGTGTAATTGTTTAGAATTGCAATCAGCGTTACGTACACGCTTTTTCCTTTCGCAAAACATCCAACTCCAGCGTGGCTAAAATCTTGGAGCATAACCTTTCTGTGCCCTCTGCTTTTCTTCCAGCTTTCGACGCATCTTTCAGCTACGAATTCCTCCTTCACAGTCGATTTCAACCCGGAGATCCTGTAGATGTTCTCTCCGACAGTCAAAAAGTATATTCCCCTCTCTCTTAGCAAATCGTAAGCGTTTTTTCCGGAGTCGTGTGAGAATTCGTTCACGAGAAACATGCTTTTTTCTCTCGCTGCCTCAGCAATCTTCTCGCTCCAGTTTAGAGGCTTTAAGTCGTTACTCTCTCTAAATTCGTTGAGTTTGTGGAAGATTAACTGCTCTATTAACTTCAAATCGAGCTCGCTCGCTTCGAAGAGAAGCTCTTTTTCCGAAAGCTCGACGACGTCGAAAACCTCTTCGAAGCGGTACTCGAACTCTCTCCCCTTGTACTCCCCTTTAAATACGAAACCCTTAGATAGCAACTCTTCAGAAACGTCTACGCATCCTTTAACTTGAATAACTCCTTCTGGCGTTACCAAAAATCCGCTCAAAAGCTTTCCACTCTCCTTTACCCTAAAGCAGATTCTCACAAAAGGTTAATATCGTCGAAGCAATAAAGCTGTTGCGTGTGGTTGATAGTAACGGAGAAGAATCAGACAGCCAAGAGAATAGCTCAAATACTCTTCGGAAGCTTTCAGACTAAAAAGAAGTACGGGGTAAACTACTATTTGAACGGCGACGCCTGCGTTGTAGGTTTGAAAGGGCACGTTGTTGAGTACGACTTTCCTCCAGAATACAACGACTGGAAGAGGGTCGAATTAAAATCTCTTTTAAATGCGAGGATAGTTAGGGTTGTTAAAGAAAAGTCGATAGTAAGATTGCTTGAGGAACTCGCTAAAAAAGCTGACAGAGTAACGATAGCAACAGACTACGACAGAGAGGGGGAGCTTATAGGGCTTGAAGCGGTTCAGATAATAAAGAGGGTAAATCCGGACGTTAGAATTGACAGGGTTAAGTTTTCCGCAATCACACCGGAGGAAATAAGAAAAGCTTTCTCGTCTCCTGGTAAAATAAATGTAAATCTCGCGAAAGCCGCAGAGACGAGACAGATAATCGATTTGCTCTGGGGTGCCGTTTTAACGAGGCTAATTTCTCTCTCCTCCGGGAGACTTGGGAGGGATTTCCTTTCGGCGGGAAGGGTTCAATCTCCCACTTTAAGGATAATCGTCGATAGGGAGAAGGAAATTAGAGAGTTCAAGCCAGAGCCTTACTGGGAAATAACCGCGAAATTCGAGAGGGGAGTGGAAGCGAAGATTCCGAGGAGATTTAAGGATAAGGAGGAGGCAAAGAGAGTTTACGAAAAAATAGGAGATGGAGTCGTTAAAAGCTTTGAGGAAGTAGAGAGGGTTGAGAAGAAACCAATACCCTTTAACACCACCGAATTTTTGAAGGAAGCGTCGAAGTTCATGCCTCCGGACAAAGCCATGGCGATAGCGGAAAACCTTTACATTAACGGTTACATTTCTTACCCGAGAACCGACAATACCGTTTATCCGCAAAGTCTAAACCTTAAAAAGCTCGTTAAAATGTTTCTCGGTTCCGAGTTCGATAAGGAAGCCAGAATAGCTCTCGAAGACATGAAGCCGTCGAGAGGTAAGAAGGAAACGAAAGACCATCCCCCCATTCACCCTACCGCTTTGGCTGAGAGAAAAGAGTTGAGTAAGGACGAGTGGATTATCTACGAGCTTATAGTAAGGAGGTTTTTGGCAACTTTAGCTCCGGATGCAGTTTGGATGGTGAGGAAGGCTGAGATAATATCCGGGGGGGAGAAACTCGTAGCCTCTGGGAAAGAGCTAATCAAAAGCGGGTGGAGAGCGATATACATTTACAGCAAAGCCGAAGACGTATTTCTCCCGAAGCTCAGGGTTGGAGAGAGGTTGAAGCTGTTGTCCAAGAAACTTCACGAGAAGAAGACGAAGCCTCCTTCAAGGTACAGCACGAGTTCTCTTATAAAACTGATGGAAAAGCTAAACCTCGGAACGAAGTCCACGAGGCATGAGATAATAAGGAAGCTTTACAGCAGGGGTTACGTGAGGGGAAATCCAGTAAAGCCAACCGAAACGGCATTTTCCGTTGTGGAAGCTTTGAAAAAGCTCTACGAGCCGATAACTCTGCCGGACATGACTGCA is part of the Ferroglobus placidus DSM 10642 genome and encodes:
- a CDS encoding endonuclease dU encodes the protein MKKRVRVVGFDDSFKGDDCYLVGCVTESRYVEGFMVERILVDGFDATEKIVKMILKSKFREQLKCIFLSGITFGGFNVVDIEEIFEKTGVPVVVIMRKKPNMEKIREAIKNVPMPEMRLKLFEKAGEIYELDNLFVQIKGCNLDFAKEVIKETTAKGNVPEALRIAHLVASAIIHGESRGKV
- a CDS encoding CAP domain-containing protein; the protein is MRICFRVKESGKLLSGFLVTPEGVIQVKGCVDVSEELLSKGFVFKGEYKGREFEYRFEEVFDVVELSEKELLFEASELDLKLIEQLIFHKLNEFRESNDLKPLNWSEKIAEAAREKSMFLVNEFSHDSGKNAYDLLRERGIYFLTVGENIYRISGLKSTVKEEFVAERCVESWKKSRGHRKVMLQDFSHAGVGCFAKGKSVYVTLIAILNNYTISSSFKKGQEIFIQPVDEEFEGVVKVRVRTNPKNCFEVEDKEFYSKDDVIVVRVLRDCDGVIEIEYPL
- a CDS encoding DNA topoisomerase I, with the translated sequence MWLIVTEKNQTAKRIAQILFGSFQTKKKYGVNYYLNGDACVVGLKGHVVEYDFPPEYNDWKRVELKSLLNARIVRVVKEKSIVRLLEELAKKADRVTIATDYDREGELIGLEAVQIIKRVNPDVRIDRVKFSAITPEEIRKAFSSPGKINVNLAKAAETRQIIDLLWGAVLTRLISLSSGRLGRDFLSAGRVQSPTLRIIVDREKEIREFKPEPYWEITAKFERGVEAKIPRRFKDKEEAKRVYEKIGDGVVKSFEEVERVEKKPIPFNTTEFLKEASKFMPPDKAMAIAENLYINGYISYPRTDNTVYPQSLNLKKLVKMFLGSEFDKEARIALEDMKPSRGKKETKDHPPIHPTALAERKELSKDEWIIYELIVRRFLATLAPDAVWMVRKAEIISGGEKLVASGKELIKSGWRAIYIYSKAEDVFLPKLRVGERLKLLSKKLHEKKTKPPSRYSTSSLIKLMEKLNLGTKSTRHEIIRKLYSRGYVRGNPVKPTETAFSVVEALKKLYEPITLPDMTAKLEEDMNKIEEGKVDPKLVVKESVEFLRRVLESADKEELSKILSEGINKDKIVGSCPECGGNLVVKKAKGRFVACSNYPDCKFSLPLPQKGSLYVTAKTCKEHGMKFVRIKPKKGKSWEFCPYCSYLSWINR